The Belonocnema kinseyi isolate 2016_QV_RU_SX_M_011 chromosome 1, B_treatae_v1, whole genome shotgun sequence genomic interval CGTATACCTTAACTTTATTCTTATTTCGAAGACGCTTTTCTTTCACGTAGAGTGGGCCACAATAGTCAACCCCTATATTTTCGCACGGACGTGACGCAGTCACTCTTACCCTAGGAAGGTTACCCATTACATAATTTGGTTCCTTAGGCCTTGCGCGAAAACATGTTATGCATGCGTGTACGACCTTTCGGACTGCAAGCCTACCATCAATTGGCCAATACTTCAGCCTGGTAGCATACAAGGTACCGTTCACACCTGAATGAAACTGTCTTTGATGGATATCGCGAATTATGAGATCGGTAACGGGATGGTTTCTAGGTAAAAGGATAGGATGTTTTTTATCATTGTCGTTTTTGGCGTTCTTGATTCTTCCTCCCACTCTCAGTAGATCGCCGTCGATGAAAGGATGTAGCCTGAGAAGTTTCGAAGTCTTTGGAAGGTCCCCACTCCTTGAAAAAACCCCGGATTTCTTCGTGAAACTCTTGTCGTTGTATGCCTGACATTATTTGATACAACGTCTTCCGCAGTTCGTCTGGCGATAATGAATTTAAATGGCATGCTCGCTTACGTAGTTTCTATATGAAACGGAAACAATATGCAGTCACGCGAAGCAGTTTTGGCAACGATGAAAACAGAGTCCAAAGATCGAATTTGTGTTTTCCGGTAACAGCTGTTAACACGGTATTTCCCTTTCTTTCATTTTCCAGATCATCGATATTCTCTGGTGAGTGATTGTGCCAATTCGATTCCGCTTTAGTTACCCATTCTGGGCCATTTTTCCAATGTGTGTTGTGGATGAATTCTTGAGGAAGCTGTCCTCTCGAGATGAAGTCAGCAGGGTTTTCCTTTGATGAAACATATTTCCAGCTTGTTACAGGCGTGAGATCTTGTATCTCAGCAATTCTGTTAGCGACGAAGGTCTTGTATTCATGAGGAGATGGGCTGATCCGATTAAGTGTAATCGTAGAATCGGACCAAAAGCCCGTTTTACTGACTTTAAGGCTGAAAGAATTCGTTACATTCTTATAAAGGTTAGCCAAGAGCACCGTTGCACAAAGTTCCAGTCTTGGCATGCTTAAATTCTTTATTGGTGCAACTCTGGATTTTGCGCAAAGTAACGTAGAGTGATATTCGTCTCCTCTTGTTGAGCGTAAATAAATGCACGCTCCATAAGCCCTTTCGGCGTCTGCAAAGCCATGGAGTTGAAGTTCATCTGCACCTGGGTCCTGAACAGATCTCGGAATTTTCCAATGACTCAGCAGATGTAATTGTTTCTGGTACTGCCGCCAAGGTGATAATATTTCTGGGGGAACAAGGTCATCCCACTTTGTTGTGGTTTTCcacaattgttgcatttttattttagcatAAATGATAACTGGTGCTAACAGTCCTAAAGGATCGTAGAGCTTGGCTATTTGCGACAGCATTACCCTTTTGGAGATGAGTTCCTGCTCAGGCACCGAATCTACCTCAAAAATAAGCATGTCTTCTTGTGAATTCCAAGACACTCCCAAGGTCTTAGTTGCATGATCCGGATCCAGTTTGAGACTCGTTTGATTAGAGCAATCTGGAAGGTCATTAATAACCTCCTGACTGTTTGATATCCATTTGCACAGACGAAGGCCTCCCCTTTTGGCCAGCCTTTTCAACTGATCCCGCAGCTGTTTAGCATCCTTCACTGAACCAGCTCCAGTGAGAAGGTCATCCACGTAAACATCGTTTTTTAATGCCTTAGCTGTGATGCGAAATAAGGAACCCTCATCTTCtgctaatttctttaaacatctaACGGCCAAAAAGGGGGCTGCAGAAGTCCCATACGTCACGGTCTTCAATTGGTAGGTCCTTAGTGGTTCATCGGTGCTATATCGCCAAAGGATCTTCTGGTATTTTCTATCTTCCGGATAAACCCAAAATTGGCGGTACATCTTTTCGATGTCTGAACTCAAAACAAATGGGTGCTGACGAAAGCGTACAATCAGAGTAAATATTCCGTCCTGAATAGTTGGTCCCACCATCAGTATGTCATTTAGAGAGATTCCTGTGGTTGTTTTGGCCGAAGCGTCAAACACCACCCTTAGTTTCGTAGTGAGACTTGATTCTCTAACCACAGCTTGATGAGGCAAATAGTATCCTTGATCCGTGCTGCTTCTGATGCGCTCCATATGTCCTAGATCTTCAAAACTCTTTCATGAATTGATGGTACTTTTGTTGCAAATCCGAGTTCTTTGTGAGTCTTCTATCCAAAGCAAAATATCTTCATCGCGCTACGTCGTAAGAGTTCCCTAAGTCTTCCTTTTGTTCCTTGAAAGGTAGTCGAACTACATACTTGCCTGAAGAATCACGTTGCACGTTAGCAGAAAATTGATTCTCGCATGCTTCCTCCTCTTTAGAAAAATATCGTCTATCCTCGCCTTCTTCTATTCTCCAAAAGTTGTCTAATTGTGAGCTTAAATTATCCCTGACCAAATGATGTTTAAGCCTTTGTTGGTTCCAGTTAGAGTTGACCTTGCCTGTTACTATCCAACCGAATTTAGTGCTTTGCAAGGCGGTTCGTGGTAAAGCGAGAGGAATTTTGAAAGTGTTCAAAACTTCGTAGAAGTGCTCGGCTCCAATGAGAGCTTCCACTTCTCCCGGctggttgaatttttgatcagatAATCTTATGTGTTTAGGGATGTTGAGGATGGTTTTATCGATAGGAGAGGCTGGAGTATGGCTAGTTATTTCAGGAAGcaccaaaaatgaaagttttgttgCATAGTTGGAAGACTTAGATTGAATATTCGCGACAACCCAATCAGTACTTGTTACTTCTGCGATATAAACTGCCTCGATTGAAGAttctaattttgttcttttcaagtttaaatatttttctaatttttctgtcATTAAATTAGGCTGTGACCCACTTTCCAAAATGATCCTACATGCATGCCTATGGCCCTTGTTGTCAAGCATATCTACTATTGCggttgacaataaaaaatttga includes:
- the LOC117181463 gene encoding uncharacterized protein LOC117181463 — translated: MERIRSSTDQGYYLPHQAVVRESSLTTKLRVVFDASAKTTTGISLNDILMVGPTIQDGIFTLIVRFRQHPFVLSSDIEKMYRQFWVYPEDRKYQKILWRYSTDEPLRTYQLKTVTYGTSAAPFLAVRCLKKLAEDEGSLFRITAKALKNDVYVDDLLTGAGSVKDAKQLRDQLKRLAKRGGLRLCKWISNSQEVINDLPDCSNQTSLKLDPDHATKTLGVSWNSQEDMLIFEVDSVPEQELISKRVMLSQIAKLYDPLGLLAPVIIYAKIKMQQLWKTTTKWDDLVPPEILSPWRQYQKQLHLLSHWKIPRSVQDPGADELQLHGFADAERAYGACIYLRSTRGDEYHSTLLCAKSRVAPIKNLSMPRLELCATVLLANLYKNVTNSFSLKVSKTGFWSDSTITLNRISPSPHEYKTFVANRIAEIQDLTPVTSWKYVSSKENPADFISRGQLPQEFIHNTHWKNGPEWVTKAESNWHNHSPENIDDLENERKGNTVLTAVTGKHKFDLWTLFSSLPKLLRVTAYCFRFI
- the LOC117181469 gene encoding uncharacterized protein LOC117181469, with amino-acid sequence MLDNKGHRHACRIILESGSQPNLMTEKLEKYLNLKRTKLESSIEAVYIAEVTSTDWVVANIQSKSSNYATKLSFLVLPEITSHTPASPIDKTILNIPKHIRLSDQKFNQPGEVEALIGAEHFYEVLNTFKIPLALPRTALQSTKFGWIVTGKVNSNWNQQRLKHHLVRDNLSSQLDNFWRIEEGEDRRYFSKEEEACENQFSANVQRDSSGKYVVRLPFKEQKEDLGNSYDVAR